TACCAATCCTTGAATTTTATTCCCGGCGAGGACCCGCCTCATGAAGACAATGCAGATCTATGCCTTCGATATGAATTGCGTCGGGCACATCAACCACGGCCTGTGGACGCATCCGCGTGACCAATCGGTGCGCTATACCGACCTCGACTACTGGACGGAATTCGCGAGGACCGCGGAGCAAGGCAAGCTCGACGGCATCTTTCTTGCCGATATCGTCGGCGTCTATGACGTCTACAACGGTAGCCCAGCCCCGGTGATCGAGACGGCAGCGCAAATCCCCGTCAACGATCCGTTGATCCCGATTTCGGCGATGGCCCATGTCACTAGACATTTGGGCTTCGGTGTCACCGTCAACACCACCTACGAGCCGCCCTTTTTGCTGGCACGGCGCATGTCGACGCTCGATCACCTGACCAAGGGGCGGATCGGCTGGAACATCGTCACCGGTTATCTCGACAGCGCCGCCCGCAGCATGGGTTTCGACAAGCTGCCGGAGCATGATGTGCGGTACGACGCAGCCGAGGAATATCTGGAGATCCTCTACAAGCTCTGGGAGGGCAGCTGGGACGACGATGCGGTCTTGGGCGACAAGGCGGGCGGCATTTATGCCGATCCGTCGAAAGTGCGCGCCGTCAGTCACACGGGCCGATACTACCGAATGGAGGGCATCCATCTCTGCGAACCCTCGCCGCAGCGCACGCCCCTGCTCTTTCAGGCCGGCGCTTCGGCTCGAGGGCAGGATTTTGCCGCCCGCCACGCCGAATGTGTCTTCATCGCCAGCCCGAATCCCGGGGCGGCCCGACCGACCGTCGATGCGCTGCGCGCGAAGGCGGCGGCATTCGGCCGTGGCGTCGACGCCCTGAAGATCCTGAACCTGATCACCGTTGTCGTCGGGCAGACGGAGAAGCAGGCGCAGGAGAAGCTGGAGGATTATCGCCGCCATGCGAGCGTCGAGGCCTCGCTTGCGCATTACTCCGCCTCCGTTGGCATCGACTTTTCGAAGTACGAATTGGATGACGTCATCGACCAGAGCTCGACCAACGCCAATCAATCCGCGCTCGCGGCGATCACCAAGCAGGCGGCAAAGCCGGTGACGAAGCGCGAGATCGTCGACCAGATGGTGCTCGGCAGCCGGATGAAGCCGATGGTGGGCTCGCCGGAGCAAATCGCCGATCGTCTCCAGACATGGGTGGAGGAAGGCGACATCGACGGTTTCAACCTGGCACGGACGGTGGTGCCGGAGAGCCTGCGCGATTTCGTCGACTTGGTGGTGCCGGTGCTGCAGGAGCGCGGCCTCTTCAAGGCGGACTATGCGCAAGGGCCCTTGCGGCAGAAGCTTTTCGGCGGCGGGAACGGCAGATTGCCCGCCGCTCATCCCGCCGCGTTCTTCCGGCGCTGACCTATCTCCGGTCCAGCCTGGCGACGAGCCGGTCGCCAAACCACTGAATGCCGCAGACCAGAACGATGAGGACGGCCACCACCGCGATCATCACACTGGTTTCGAACCGCTGATAGCCATAGCGGATGGCGAGATCGCCGAGGCCGCCAGCGCCGATCGCGCCGGCCATCGCCGAAGCACCGATCAATGTCACCAGCGTGACGGTGAAACCGGCGACGATGCCGGGCAGTGCTTCCGGCACCAGCACCTCGCGGATGATCGTCCAGCGGTTTCCGCCCATGGCGCGCACCGCGTCGATCAGCCCGCGGTCGACTTCGCGCAGCGACACTTCGGCGATGCGGGCGTAATAGGGCGTGGCGGCGATGGCGAGCGGCACGATCGCCGCCCAGGTGCCGAGCGCCGTGCCGACGATCAGCCGCGTCAGCGGGATCAGCGCCACCAGCAGGATGATGAAGGGCACCGAGCGGAAACCGTTGATGACGGCGCCGAGCGTGCGGTTGATCCAGAGATTTTCGGCGATGCCGCCGCGTGCGGTGACAACAAGGGCAAGGCCGAGCGGCAGGCCGGCAACGAGCGAGATCACGCCCGAGGCGACGGTCATCAGCACCGTCTCCCACAGCGAGCGAAGAAGCAGTTCAAGCATGATCGGTGTCATAACCAAGCACCTCCACCCGGGCGGACCGGGCCGTCAGAAATTGTTCGACCTTTTCCGCAAGCGCGGGGTCGCGTGCGGGAACGGCGATGAAGAACCGCGCCACCGGCTGGTTCTGGATGTGGTCGATGCCGCCATGGATGAGGCGGAAGGAATGCGGCAGTGCTGCCGAGAGTTCGGCAAACAATCCACCCTGCGCTTGCGGCCCGGCGAGATCGACGCTGAGGATCGCCTCGCTGCCTCCAGTCGCCGACAGCCGGCCGGCGATATGACCGGGAAGCTGGGGACGGATGCCGCCGAGCAGGCTTCTGGTGATGGTTTCCTGCGGATCGGCAAAGACCGACCAGACCTGCCCCTCTTCGACGATCCGCCCGGCGTCGATGACCGCGACGCGATCGGCAATGCCGCGCACCACTTCCATCTCGTGGGTGATCAGCAGAATGGTCAGGCCGAGCTTACGGTTGATATCCTTCAGCAACGCCAGGATCGACCGGGTCGTTTCCGGATCGAGCGCCGATGTCGCCTCGTCGGACAAGAGTAGCGCCGGGCGCGCCGCAAGCGCCCGGGCGATGCCGACGCGCTGCTTCTGGCCGCCGGAGAGCGACGAGGGATAGGCTTTCGCCTTGTCTGCAAGGCCAACGAGCTCGAGCAGTTCATGCGCCCGTTTCAAGCGTTCGCTCCTGGCGATACCCTCGATCTTCAGCGGCAGCGCGACATTCTCCTCGACGGTCTTGGCGGACAACAGGTTGAAATGCTGGAAGATCATGCCGATGCGGCGGCGCAGCGGCTGCAATTGCTGTTCGGCAAGCGCCGTAATATCGCGGCCTTCGATCCGGATCTCGCCGCTGTCGGCGCGCTCCAGGCCGTTCAGGCAGCGGATCAACGTCGATTTACCGGCGCCGCTGCGGCCAATGATGCCAAGGATCTCGCCTCTCCTCACCGTCAGCGAAATACCGTCGAGCGCGGGTGTGGTCCCGAACCGCCGCTTCACGTCGGCCAGCTTCACCACCTCTTCGGCAGCGGCTGCTTGCGGCCGTACCTCGATCGCTGTGGCGGAAACAAAGGAATTCATGTGCTTTTCCTTACAAATACCGAAGGCGGCCCGGGCAAAAAAACGCCCGGGCCGCCTCTCGGCAGGCCTTAACCCCGGCCCTGTTTCGGATCAATAGGCGCTAAGACCGGTGCCCTTGTAGACCTTGTCGAACTCGGCCTTGACGGTGTCGTTCTGATAGGAAGACACGAGCGTCTTGACCCAGTCGGCATCCTTGTTATCGTCCTTGACGGCGATGAAGTTGCGATACGGATTGTCGGCGATCGGCTCCTGGGCAATGCGCTCGGCCGGAGAAAGGCCGCTCTTCAGCGCCCAGTCGGTGTTGACGACCCCGGCGTCCAGATCGTCGATCGAACGGCCGACGATGCCGGCATCGAGCTCCTTGATCTCGATCTTCTTCGGATTGTCGGTGACATCGGCGACGGTTGCGAGAATACCGGTGCCGTCCTTCAGCTTGATCAAGCCCTGACTCTGAAGA
The window above is part of the Rhizobium sp. CIAT894 genome. Proteins encoded here:
- a CDS encoding LLM class flavin-dependent oxidoreductase, with amino-acid sequence MKTMQIYAFDMNCVGHINHGLWTHPRDQSVRYTDLDYWTEFARTAEQGKLDGIFLADIVGVYDVYNGSPAPVIETAAQIPVNDPLIPISAMAHVTRHLGFGVTVNTTYEPPFLLARRMSTLDHLTKGRIGWNIVTGYLDSAARSMGFDKLPEHDVRYDAAEEYLEILYKLWEGSWDDDAVLGDKAGGIYADPSKVRAVSHTGRYYRMEGIHLCEPSPQRTPLLFQAGASARGQDFAARHAECVFIASPNPGAARPTVDALRAKAAAFGRGVDALKILNLITVVVGQTEKQAQEKLEDYRRHASVEASLAHYSASVGIDFSKYELDDVIDQSSTNANQSALAAITKQAAKPVTKREIVDQMVLGSRMKPMVGSPEQIADRLQTWVEEGDIDGFNLARTVVPESLRDFVDLVVPVLQERGLFKADYAQGPLRQKLFGGGNGRLPAAHPAAFFRR
- a CDS encoding methionine ABC transporter permease → MTPIMLELLLRSLWETVLMTVASGVISLVAGLPLGLALVVTARGGIAENLWINRTLGAVINGFRSVPFIILLVALIPLTRLIVGTALGTWAAIVPLAIAATPYYARIAEVSLREVDRGLIDAVRAMGGNRWTIIREVLVPEALPGIVAGFTVTLVTLIGASAMAGAIGAGGLGDLAIRYGYQRFETSVMIAVVAVLIVLVCGIQWFGDRLVARLDRR
- a CDS encoding methionine ABC transporter ATP-binding protein, whose translation is MNSFVSATAIEVRPQAAAAEEVVKLADVKRRFGTTPALDGISLTVRRGEILGIIGRSGAGKSTLIRCLNGLERADSGEIRIEGRDITALAEQQLQPLRRRIGMIFQHFNLLSAKTVEENVALPLKIEGIARSERLKRAHELLELVGLADKAKAYPSSLSGGQKQRVGIARALAARPALLLSDEATSALDPETTRSILALLKDINRKLGLTILLITHEMEVVRGIADRVAVIDAGRIVEEGQVWSVFADPQETITRSLLGGIRPQLPGHIAGRLSATGGSEAILSVDLAGPQAQGGLFAELSAALPHSFRLIHGGIDHIQNQPVARFFIAVPARDPALAEKVEQFLTARSARVEVLGYDTDHA